A window of the Thermoleophilia bacterium SCSIO 60948 genome harbors these coding sequences:
- a CDS encoding ABC transporter ATP-binding protein, with protein sequence MAAPLLEVSGLEVRSRSGPIVDGVDFTLAPGEALGLAGESGCGKTTTALSLMRLLPSALSQTGTITLRVPDAAEPINIGRRTETGMQLVRWRHISLVFQGAMNALDPVRRVSAQIAEAIRLHERVASSSDLDTRIAELLETVGLGAGVGRRYPHQLSGGQRQRVMIALALACRPSLVIADEPTTALDVVMQAQVLQLLERLRERLGLALILISHDLGVLAETCDRIAVMYAGRIVETGSVASVFAAPQHPYTKRLLASIPAIGQGDRTLATPIPGGPPGPGEMPRGCRFAPRCPYAEARCRDEDPALREVAPAHASACHFAPWTSWPEVESAGLAGGAAG encoded by the coding sequence ATGGCCGCGCCGCTGCTCGAGGTCTCGGGCCTCGAGGTCCGCTCGCGCTCGGGACCGATCGTCGACGGGGTCGACTTCACGCTCGCGCCCGGCGAGGCGCTCGGGCTCGCCGGCGAGTCCGGCTGCGGCAAGACGACGACGGCGTTGTCGCTGATGCGGCTGCTTCCGAGCGCGCTCTCCCAGACCGGCACGATCACCCTGCGGGTGCCGGACGCCGCCGAGCCGATCAACATCGGCCGGCGCACCGAGACCGGGATGCAGCTCGTGCGCTGGCGCCACATCTCGCTCGTCTTCCAGGGTGCGATGAACGCGCTCGATCCGGTGCGTCGCGTCTCGGCCCAGATCGCCGAGGCGATCCGGCTCCACGAGCGCGTGGCGTCCTCCTCCGACCTCGACACGCGGATCGCCGAGCTGCTCGAGACCGTCGGTCTCGGCGCAGGCGTCGGGCGCCGCTACCCGCACCAGCTCTCTGGCGGCCAGCGCCAGCGCGTGATGATCGCGCTCGCGCTCGCCTGCCGGCCGTCGCTGGTGATCGCAGACGAGCCGACGACCGCGCTCGACGTCGTCATGCAGGCTCAGGTCCTCCAGCTCCTCGAGCGTCTGCGTGAGCGACTCGGCCTGGCGCTGATCCTGATCAGCCACGACCTCGGGGTGCTCGCCGAGACCTGTGACCGGATCGCCGTGATGTACGCCGGGCGGATCGTCGAGACCGGCAGCGTCGCATCGGTCTTCGCGGCGCCGCAGCATCCGTACACGAAGCGCCTGCTCGCCTCGATCCCGGCGATCGGCCAGGGCGATCGCACGCTCGCGACGCCGATCCCGGGCGGGCCGCCGGGCCCGGGCGAGATGCCGCGCGGTTGTCGCTTCGCGCCCCGCTGCCCATATGCCGAGGCGCGCTGCCGCGACGAGGACCCCGCGCTCCGCGAGGTCGCGCCGGCGCACGCGTCCGCCTGCCACTTCGCCCCGTGGACGAGCTGGCCCGAGGTCGAGAGCGCCGGCCTCGCCGGAGGAGCCGCCGGATGA